Within the Paenibacillus pabuli genome, the region TTATGAGCAAAGTTTGGATGCCGATGAATTGCTGTATTCATTAATGAGAGGCAGCGCAGAACCGAATCTGGTCAAAATCAAACGCGCTATCCGGGAACGCAATAGCCAATATGCGCATCTTGCCGAGTTAAGGAAGCAATTCAACAAGCAGACGAAAGCGTTCAACGGGGCCAATGCGAAGCTTGTTCAAATGGAACAAGCCAGTTAAAGATGCGTTTGATTTCGGGGTGTCTATTTATCTATCTGATTGAGCTAGCGACCAGCCGTGTAAGTACTAGTATGCAGAATGAAGCAACATGGACAAGCATCATTGCGTATAAGCTAACGGAGGTGTTCATATGCGAAATACAATGAATATTAGTGCATCATTACTCGTTTTACTCATGGGATTCTCACTTGTGGCCTGTGGTAACAGCAGTCCTGCAGCGCAGCCACCAACCAAAAATACAGGGGAACAGACGCCTGCACCGGAGCAGCAGCAAAATGACAGTGTGGTGATCGAAGCAGAAGGCATTTTGACGGGCTGGGCAGATCCTCACACGGTAGAGATCCGTGTCAAGGAGGTTCCGATGGCTTTCCAGGTTGAAGAGAATGTGCAGAAATCCTTTGATGACATTGATGATGAAGATTCAGTACAATTCAAATATGTAGAGAGAACGATTGAGAGCGGCGACAGTACAACCAAGCAGCTGGTGCTTACGGAAATTACGAAGATTGAAGCGGATGAACCGAACGGTTCCAATGCAGGCGATAACGTGACATCAGATCGTCCCAAAACAACAGAACTCGAAGTAACAGTGGAAGGCATGACGGAGAAGCGTCTAGCTGAACTTGCTCAAGGTGAGGGGTACTCGCTGTATGTGTTCGAACCCATGGCCTTTGATGCAGATGACGACGAATTGACAATGAAGATTGATCCTGACTACAAAGTGGAGATCGAAAAGCTTCCTTCAGACTTCAATCTGGATGCGCTGAAGATGGATGCCAAGGAAGAGCTGAGCGAAACGGGAGAGGTCAAGGAACTGAGCAAGGAAGAGCTCAGCAATGGCCCGATGAAGGATGCAAGACTATATATGATGTCTCAAAACGATAAAAAGACGGAGTATTTCATTGTAAAAGAATTGGATGGCAATGGTTTCATTTTCCACATTGATGCACCTGTAGGTGAACCATCTGAGGGATTCCTGCCGCTGGCGTATGTATCCCTGAATTCCATCATGAATGAAGAGAACACCACCAAATAACATGAAAGAGCCGGAAGGAACAATGCTTGGGCATAGGTTCCTCCCGGCTTTTTTTGCCTTGTTCTATTCAGTTTATACATCATCTACCGTTTACCTGAGGCGCGTCAGGTTAAAATGGCCGATTCCTTGCGCCCTTTGAGTTCCTCGTATCGGGCGACAACATGCTGATGAACCAGGTGTTCGTCGGGAATGCCCATGCGTTCACGAATGAAGGCGGAGACGCCATCTTCACGAATCATGTGTTGGAGCTTCATGGCTTCCTCGTCCTGCTCGTGATCGAAGAGCATTGCGGCAGCCATAGCGGAAGTAAGATGGGGAATTTCTATTCCGAATTCGCTGGCCTGCATCGCTGGGCGAACAAGCCGGTCATAAGGCGATAGCTTGCGAAGGGGTGAACGTCCGACCCGGGTAACCTGATCTGTCAGGTTGGGGTTGGCAAAGCGTTCGAGAATGGTATGGATATATTGGCTGTGTTTTTGAGGATGAAACCCGTGTTTTCTCACAAGCATGGCTCCCGTTTCCTCCATGACCTGTTTAACCTTGGCACGCAGTGTGGCGTTACTCATGACTTGCCTGATCGTCTTGAATTCTTCGAGATATCCGAAGTATGCAGCCACACAGTGACCTGTATTCACGGTAAACATCTTGCGCTCAATATAAGGCTCAAGGGAGTCGACGTAGTGTACGCCTTCAATCTCCTTGAATCCATCCAGCAGCGCCGGACGGTGAACGACCCATTCATAAAAAGGTTCAACGGTGACCTGCAGCGGATCCTTATGGTTTTGCGCCGGGACAATCCGGTCGACGGCTGCATTGGGGAACGAGATATAGCGGTCGGCTTTGGTACGAGTCTGTTCGTCCAGAAACGGATATACCCGTTTCTTTAGGCGAGTGCTGCCTCCGATGGCATTCTCGCAAGCGATGATATGGAGGGGTGCCTGATTGTTGTTTTTCATGCGGAGATATATGCCTTTGGCAATGGGTTCGGCAATATCCTCAAGTGCGGATACACCGACCGCTGTCGTAATGAGATCAGCTGATGCAATCTGCTCAGCCACGCGATCTTGTTCGCCCACATGAATGGCCGTGACGTTGCTGACCATGGTTGTGTCCTGATCTGCATTAGCGAGGGTAATGGGATACTCTTTCCTTTTTTGCAGCATGGAGATCTTCTTCGGGTTACGTGCGACAAAGCAGACTTCATAATCGGAAGCGGACAACATATGACCGATAAAACCGCGGCCTATATTGCCCGCTCCAAAATGTACAGCTTTCATGTGTGAACTCCCCCTTTAAAATTTGAAATGCGAAATTCGTGCAGACCTAGACGGTGGTGACGAGGGGTTTCGAGATCAAATCGTTTAATTCGAGGTCGGTCAGGCATGACAGCCGTTGGTGAGGCATATCGAAATCCAGCGTTCCTGTTATGGTATTGGAGATTACGACACAGTGAATACCAGCTGCAGCAGCTGCACGTGCGCCGTTAGGTGAATCCTCAATCGCTACGGCTTCGTCTGCAGTTACTCCAAGCGCTTCCAGTGCTTGAGCGTATAATTCCGGGTCAGGCTTCACATGGGCCACATCGTCAGCTGTTCGAATCACTTCGAAGTAATCCTTCAGTTTCAGTTGTTCCAGATGCTGTTCGACCCACTCCCGTTTGGAGCTTGAGGCAACGGCCAGTTTTAATCCGGCCTCGCGTGCCGCTTCGAGGTAATTCTGGATGCCTGGTCTTACCTGCTCCTTGTTCATCAGTGCTGCATGCTGCAGCTGAACCGCTTCCCTGAACGCTTCCCGATCGATCGGAAGATTCAAATCTGTGATGAGGTACTCATAGGGATTGAATGTTTTCAGACTGGTACCAATGCATTGCGAATATATCTCCAGGGTCAAGTTCACGCCGTGTTCCTTGTAGGCATCACGAAAAGCGATATACCATGCTGTCTCCGTATCAATAATCGTTCCATCGAAATCAAAAACCAGTGCCTTAATCATAAATTTGTTCCTCCTGTTTCAGAATTTGTTTTGGGATAAAACAAAAGAAAAAATTGCAAATTTCCCCTTTGTTACTTTTGCGTTGCGGCAGATTAGTTGACGCGAATGCTTGTTGAGAATTATAAATGTGGAAAAATTTAAGCGTTGAAGCTAATAAAACCGTAACATGGGACAAACTTAGGGGTCAAGCGCGTCATGATTGTTCACATTGAAAATTTGCACATAAATGACGTGTTTTCAGAAAGTGGCGAAGGTGGCAAACCGTTATGACCTATGCATGTAAGCGGTGTACTGAAAAAACGGTTTTCTCCGTTGAAAAAAAATAAACTTTTTTTGCGATATGGAGAGATAACAAGCGTTCCACCTTTTTCGACACATTTATAATAGAAGAGAGCCCTTGAGAATTTGTACGATTTAAAGAAGCCAGGCTGCATCTTTTTAAAATTCTTTACGGCAGAACAGCCCTTGTGGGAGAATGGAAGAGATATGTTGAAAGTTAGGACGCAGAGGAGGGACCGGCGATGCTGGATAAGGATCGATTTAACGGATGTTTACTTGGACTAGCGGCAGGGGATGCACTGGGAACGACAGTGGAGTTTAGCAGCCCAGGCACATTTGAGCCTGTAACCGATATTGTGGGGGGCGGTGTGTTTGGCTTGGCTCCCGGACAGTGGACGGATGACACGTCAATGGCGCTATGTCTGGCCGAAAGTCTGGTGAGAAAAGAACATTTTGATCCGGCGGATCAGATGCGCAGATACACGAATTGGTATGAAGTCGGCTACATGAGCAGTACCGGAACATGCTTTGATATTGGTGGGGCCACGCGAAATGCGCTGGAGCGATTCAGGGTGACCGAAGAGCCTTATAGCGGATCTACGGATCCGATGACGGCCGGTAACGGATCAATTATGCGGCTCGCGCCTATTGCTATGGCATATGCCAACCATCCGCAGGATGCTGTGCATTATGGGAAGCTGAGCTCACGCACTACCCATGCAGCCACGGAAAGCGTGGAAGCTTGCGAGGTGCTGGCAGCTATACTGGTTGCAGGACTGCGTGGAGCGGACAAGCATACCATGCTGCTGTCGGAGACATGCCATCAGTGGAGAAGTGAGGCTTCTTTTACCCCAGCGATTGAAGAGGTTGTGCGTGGATCCTACCGCGATAAGGAACCTCCTGAAATTCAGGGGAGCGGCTATGTCGTCCGTTCGTTGGAAGCGGCATTGTGGGCTTTTCATAAGTCTTCCACGTTTGAAGAAGGTGCACTGTTGGCCGTTAATCTCGGTGATGATGCAGATACAACCGGTGCCGTGTACGGACAGATTGCGGGTGCCTATTACGGACGGAGCGGCATCCCCGCACACTGGCAGAACAAGCTTGCGATGCTGGAAACGTTTGAGTCGTTAAACGAGGCGATGTGGGTGAAGGCGGAAGGAATGTCTTCCAAGAATAATTAAGAAATAGGAATTACAACAGAGACAGAAGATGGAGACAGGAGAAGAGAACATCATATGAACAAGACAGAACGACGTGCTTCGAAATCGGGAAAAGGAGGGGCATTTCCGTTATCCCTTCTATGCCTGACGGTAGGAGCATTCGCTATTGGAATGACCGAATTTATCATTATGGGATTGCTGCCGAATGTGGCTGCCGATCTGCATGTGAGTATTCCGCAGGCAGGCCAACTGATTACGGGCTATGCACTGGGAGTCGCCGTTGGCGCGCCGATTCTGACCGTGTTTACCCATAAGATACCGCAGAAAAAACTGCTGGTGCTGCTGATGTGCATTTTTATCATCGGTAACGCACTATCCGTCATTGCACCAACGTATGGCTTGCTGATTTCGGCACGCATTTTGACTGCATTTGCACATGGTACATTTCTCGGCGTAGGGTCGCTCATGGCCACTCGTCTGGTTGCGCCTGAGAGAAGGGCGGGCGCGGTGTCCGTTGTGCTTGCAGGACTTACGATTGCAAACATTATTGGGGTACCCTTCGGTACATTTATCGGCCAACAGCTCGGATGGAGATCATCATTCGGGGCCATTACGATCCTGGGTATTGTCTCATTGATCGGCATCATTCGATTCATTCCGGTTATTTCGCAAGGGGAGCCTGCGAACCTCGGACAGCAGTTCCGTAATCTTGTTCGTCCTCAGGTGTTATTAATATTGCTCATTGGTGCCATGGGTTGTGGAAGCCTCTTCGCGGTATTTACGTATATTACACCCATGTTAGTGGATATCAGCGGATTTGCGGAGCAAAGTGTAACATGGATACTGGTACTGTTCGGCGTTGGTGTGACGCTCGGGAACATGTTGGGTGGCCGGCTGGCCGACTGGAAACTGATGCCGTCCCTGATGGTCAACTTCGGCGTGCTGGCTGTACTTTTGGCTGCACTCACTTTGACGCTGGAGAATCCATATCTGGCGGTCATTACAATCTTCTGCTGGGGTGTTGCGGCGTTCGGGATTATGCCGGGTCTGCAGATTCGAATCATGAATATGACTCGCGAAGCACCGCTGCTTGCGACCACATCAAGCCACTCCGCGTTTAACCTGGGGAATGCAGGTGGAGCCTATATTGGCGGGTTCGCGATTACGCATACGGGACTTATTTCCGTACCATTGTACGCATCAGTCATCGCGGCTCTGGGTTTGCTTGGGCTTGTGATCAGTCTGGGGATGGAACGCAAACAGCGTTTACCCGAAATCCCGGACGTTGTGGAGCCTGCGCCGCTCAGCTGAGTTTAGGGGAAGTAGATGGAAGGATGCAGCCTCTGCTCCGCAGTAATGTGGAGTGGAGGCTTCTTTGCAGTTTTAACTAGAAAAAGACAAACCATCCTGATTGAAGTATTATTGGTATAACATAACGGACACCATACAGGCCCTGAAAGGATCATTACAGTGAGGAAAATCATTAATTTTATTCTAGTTTTGCTGATCATCTGGGTAGCGCTACTGTATCCTTTTCGTTTGGCTTGGTTTGAAGGTGTGCTTCAGATTCCTGAAGATCTTCATGCTGTTTTCTTGGTTTTTTTATTCTTTGGATATCTGATTTGTTCCTCGGGCACAGGACTTCTTCTGGGCAAGATGTGCTTCAGGCGAAAAGAGGAGTAGTTCAGGGAAGTTAAGTTGAGAAATGGCTATCGCAAGAAACTTGCTTCAAGGGAGGTACTTCAGCATGGAACATGGTTCACTGAATCAAGCGATGTTAAAGATAAAAAAGTGGCCCAAAGATCCGATCGCGGCGGGACGCCGTCATACCGTTGGGCTTACATCTGACGGTCTGGTGATGGCTGTTGGTGATAATAAAATGGGTCAATGTGAAGTCAGCGGCTGGCGGGATATCATTGCGGTCGCAGCAGGTAATGTACATATGGCGACAAATACAGGCAATGTCCACACCATCGCACTGAAATTGGATCGCACCGTGGAGGCTGTGGGATGGAACAAGGATGGCCAGTGCGAGGTAACCGACTGGCACGATATTGTAGCCATTGCGGCGGGTTGGCGTCACACCATCGGTCTGCAGTCGGATGGTAAGGTGGTCGCTGTGGGTCGGCATCAAGAAGGTCAATGCCAGATAAGTAGTTGGAATGATATGGTGGCAGTAACTGCAGGAGACTGGCATACCCTCGGCCTGAAGGCAGACGGAACCGTGCTGGCTGTAGGGAATAACCGATATCGCCAATGTGAAGTCAGTGGCTGGCGTAATGTGGTAATGGTCGCTGCGGGTTATCTCCATTCCGCTGGTCTACAATCAGACGGTACGGTGCTCGCTGTGGGTAGTAATAAACATGGTCAATGCGATGTAGGCAGCTGGCACGGTGTCGAGGCGATTGCGGTGGGGAGTAATCATACCATTGGCCTGAAAGCAGACGGTACGGTTTCCGCTGCAGGCTGGAATACGTATGGCCAGTGTAATGTAAGTGACTGGCACGATATTGTTGCCGTAGCGGCAGGTTGTGCCCATACTGTAGGACTTAAATCAGACGGTACGTTGGTTGCTGTCGGAGATAATACATATGGACAATGTGATGTAAGTGGATGGCAAGGCATTCGTATGCCGGGGAATATTTAAGAAAGGATTCTTCGTGTAGCGTCACTCTGTCGTAGAAAGATGAATTTGAGTGCAGAGCAATATAGTTCGTAGAAGTCGCCAATATGGCGGCTTTTTTTGTTAAGGGAATTAATAGGATACTCTCCTTGCGTTAATTTGTCTGAATTGTCCAGTGTTGACAAATGGGATCATTAAATACTTGTTATCCGAATTTTAAAAGGAAAATAGTCCCTGAAAGTAAGGACTATCCTACTATATCCTAAAATTAGGAAAATGCCGATAATCATTTATTAGACTCCATTTATATCACTCTTAAGGTATCAAATGGATAAAAGACTTAAAGGAGGAAGGCAACTTTCATGAGTTTGAGAAAAAGTTTTATCGTTTTTCTGGTCGTTTTGTTCGTGATGGGGACTATTCTTCCGACAAGCGGATATGCGCTTTCGGATCAAGCAGATGCCATAATAATGACCGAAAGCAGCGCGGAGAATGTTGATGTATCTATGGAGGATTTAGCTTTACCAGACGCTGAAAATCTGGATGTTTTTGATCCGGACATTCACGAAGAACCAGAGGGTGTGGATGAAGATATCGAAGATCTAGAAGATACACCAACGGTAACTGAAGATACGTATGGTGAGGGTTTCTTTACGACTCAAGCCATGGCATTAGCTGAAGAGCAAGTTATTGTAATGTATCCTGGTGATTCTTATAGTTTCACGAATACTGGAACTCGCACTCGGTCCTTGAGCACAGATGCTGCCACATCGAGAAGCAGTTCTTATGACTATGTCGTATATAGAGCAGATGGAAGTATTTCAACAGATAACTTGAATTCAACGAGCAGCTTATCCGTAGGAGCAGGGTATACCGCTGTTGTGACTTCAAGTGGGAGCAATGCTTTTACAGCAGCTATACCGGCTGATTTCACCTATAATATATCCGCCAATCCTGCTTTAAACAAAGTAACTTTGTCTAAAGGCGAGAGCTATCGGTTCGTTAATGAAGGTACACAGTCGAGAGCCATAAGCGCGGACACGTCTACTGCTCAAGACCGAAGATATGACTATGCCATTTATCATGAAGATGGAAGTCTGGGTAGTTCAAATTTTGAATCAACCGGTAAACCTTACATAGGGGCAGGATACGAGCTCATCATTACAGGTGCCGGATCACAACCGGTTACCGTCGGACTCCCTTACGAAGTCTACAGTGGCGAGTGGAGCGATGAACCTGCGTATACCCGAGTGACGCTGGGTCAAGGCGAAAGCTACCAATTTACCAATATCAGCGCTAAATCTGATGCGCTCCAAAGTGATGGGTCCACCAAAGACAAACATGATTATGTCGTTTATCTTCCGGACGGGACGGAAAGTTCCACCGGGACGAATACATCGACTAAGCCCACGGTAGCTGCGGGGAGAACCGCTGTAGTGACCTTGGTAACAGCAACACCCGTAACGTATGGTGTACCGTATCGGACATTTGATGTTCAAAAGGCTGGTGGCGATGCCATTACTCGAGTTAACGTATATCCCGGAGAATCCGTGATTTTTCGAAATAATGGTTCCTTAGCCAATCCGATTAAAAACAATGCGAGCAGCTCAAACGGAGCCCTTTTTGATTATGTTCTGTACACAGCAGAAGACGTCGTTCATTCAGATGGCTTCAACAAAAATACAAATCCGATCATTCGTTCTCAGGGTTATGCAGTTGTGACCGTTGTCGGACAGGTCCCCATTGAGTTTAGCTACACGGATGATTTCTCGGTCGAAGACAGCATGGAACCTGCGTACCATCGGGTAACACTGAACCAGGGAGAAAGCGTGACATTCTGGAATAACAGTACCGACCGGGAATATCTCGACAGTGATGCGTCTACCAGCCAAGGGCGCATATTCGACTACGTGACATATTACCCTGATGGCACAGAACGGAGTACAAAAAAAGCAACGGCAGTTGAACCTGTTGTATTTTATGGGAACAAAGCTGTAGTTACGAATGTATCCGCTCAACCGGTAACCATAGGTGCGATTTACACGATTTTTGATGTAGAGGGTCGACCGAATGAAGCGCTAAGCAAGATTACCGTGTCTCCAGGCCAATCTGTAAAATTCCATAATGGCGGTTCACTTAGCAACCCGATCCGGAGTAATGCCAAGTCGGTAGGTTCTCTATATGATGTCGCGGTGTATAAAGCGGATGGTAGAGCACACAGTGACAAATTCAATAACAATGGTAGTCTCGCTACAATTCCATCCGGTGGTGAAGCCATCGTTACCGTAGTGGGAAGTACACCCGTATTATTCGAATACACGGATGATTTCTCTGTAGTGGATAGCCAGGAACCGGCTTATCTGCGTGTGACTTTGAATCAAGGGGAGAGTTACGCCTTCAACAATACGAGTTCAGATTCGGAAAGACTCCGAAACGATGCTTCCAGCAGCGCTGGACGAGTGTATGATTACACGATTTACAACGTAGATGGAACCGAGTCCAGTAGCAGAACAGCAACTGCGATTGAACCGACAATTTTGGGTGGCAAGAAAGTTGTCGTTACGAATGTCTCTGGTCAACCTATAACGTTTGGAGGAATTTACCGCGTCTTCCGCGGACAAGACGATGAAGTGCCTTCACCTGAATTGGAAATCACCATCAACCAAGGGCAGAGCGCAGTGTTTACGAATCCGGGTTCGGAACCTGCTGAACTTCAACGGATCGCAGGAGAAACTTCCGTTGTGGATTATGTGGTCTACGATAAAACGGATAAAGCATTGTACTTTGTGGAAGGTAGAAGTCATGCAACATTGGAGATTCCAGCGGGTGCAACGCTTGTCGTCACCGTAGTATCTTCGGAGCCGGTAACGATCCAATATGCCTCTCCTGTGACAGTCAGTTCGAGTCAGGAACCTGCACTCATCAAACGGGATTTGGCGCCAAACAACACGGTGTTGTTCTCGAATACATCATCCTATGAAGCAATGCTTGCGGGACCTCCTATAGAAGGAGGAGGCTATGATTACGTTATTCGAGACCAGAACCAAGTCATTGTTAGAGAAGGAAAGAACGCGACAGGAGCACAATTTGTGCCTGGGCATTCTGACATCCAGGTGCAGAACGTATCAACTCAAACGCTGCATCTTGTAGGTGCTTATCGCCAATTTGTGGTCAAGGAAGTGAATGTGGAGTTTCTGACCTTGTATGAGAGTGTAGAGACGGCGTTGCCTACTGTTCAGCAAGGCAATGTGTATTATCGTTTTTCCCCATACGGTACTGGTAAGTATCGGATCGCAATTAAAGAGTCAGGAGACTTTTCGATCGAACCTAGGCTTGAGTTATATACAGATAAGGAACTGAGCAATGCAATAGCAGCTTCAGTGGAACAGGAGCAGGTGTATGGTGAACAGTATACCGTGCTGGAGTGGGAGCTTCAGGGTGGACAGACCTATTATCTGAAGCTGAGTGAAAAGGATGGAAAATCAGTTCAAGGGGTCATTAAGGCTGCTCAAATGTACATTCGTAATGATAGCTCTTATGAATATGGCTATGGCAATCAATTGCTTAAAGTTGTGTTATTTACGGGAGATCAGATTGTATTTGAGTATGATCGCAATGGAAACCTGACGAAACGTACGAAAAAGATTTACCCCTTTAATTAATAATTGTCTAAATCTAGGTTGAGGTGATGGAGTGTTTAAGAAAATAACGATCATTTGGCTTTGCGCCATTTTGGTACTTAGTGGACTCGGTTCTTTTGGATATGGGGGACAAGCAGCTGCGGCAGAAGGGAAGGATTCTATTCCTTCTGCAACCTACATTACAATCCATAGTTTAAAAGAGCAATTTGGTATTGGAGAAGATTGGATTGTACAGAAACTAGATCAAGGGTACTCATTGTATCAACTGTACAAGGCTTTACAAACAGACCGCACAGGCGGCGAGGCAGCAGAGAAATGGCTAGAAACGCAAGAGACTAGTAAACCGATTCAAATGGAGGGGCTAAGCCCTTCCGGATCGCCACAAGAAAACACATTTTCAATTAACGCCATTGTAGAAGATGCTCCAGGTACCGGAACGACCGTGGATGAAACGGGGCTAAACCATGTCGATATCCGGGACGATGCATCACTGTACATGACGTCTTATGGAGCGGAATCGATTTCCACTGCTACAGGGGAGATGATGGTTAGTAGCACAGACCTCTCTCTACCAGGCCTGATTCCGTTTGATCTGACACGTATCTATGACAGTGCTAGAGCAAGTGGACAGCTCGGCGTTCAATACGACGAAACGACACAAACCTATTCCAATGTAGTCACGCCACGTAAGGAAGAACTCAATACGGGATTGGGACAAGGGTGGCGCTGGGATATACCCTACATGGAAACTCGCGGGGATGAACGGTTTATCCTTATTCCAGGCGTAGGTTATTATCGCCTAAACGCTAATCTTGAGCTTGAAGGTTACGTATGGAATGATTTAACCGTGAAGCAAGATACGACTGTGACTGTGGATGGTCAGTCCAGCAGTTACCGTTTGTCGATCCGGAATGGCTACGATTATTTGTTTAACGGAACCGGAGAGTTACTGCAAATTACAGATGGTTACCGGAATACGGTGGATTTTCAATATACAACATTGGATGGAAACCAAGTCATCTCCCGGATTCAAAATAGTGAAGGTCAGGCACTGACTTTTGCTTATGACAACCTGAAGGTTACCGTACAGCTTGCCGGAACGGACCGGAAAGTAACGTATACACAGCGGGAAGATGAAGGTATTCGCATTTTGCGAGAGTTTACCGATGCACTGGATCGGACAACGACGTATACGTATTACTATCCGGAATCCAAATTCAATTTCCTGCCTGAGCTGCAAAGCAATCAGAATGCGCATGGTATAATGCATACTGCTTTATTGTCGCGTATTACGAGTCCATCTTCTGCCATTACGGATTACGCATACATTCCGGCGATCAAGCAAATGGGTGATGCTTCTTCCTATTTCGTCTTTAAAGTGAGAGAGCGCAAGAGCCATTTCAGTACGACCGATGGCGAAGGTACGTTGGACAAAATCAACTTTGAGTATTCTGGAGAAGATCTGGACTCTTATGGCCAACCAGCCACATGGACAACGAAAATTAAGGCTGCACATACCGTGGATACGTGGACGTTCTCCAAAACGTATGGCGCTGCCACTGAGCCTGAACTGATTTTTGCAGATCAGCATACATTAACTGGTGATGACGCAACCTATACCACGACATTTCAATACGACAGCCAAACGAAACGGAATCTCCCGACCCTAATGACAGAGTGGGTCAGTGTAAGTGGTCTTTCTGGCGAGAAGCTGACTATGACTATGACATACGATACTAACGGTATGTTAACGTCAGCGAAGCAAAGCACAGGACAGGAATCCACCTTTGCTTATGAAACGGGAAAATCCCCCTACCATTGGGTTAAACCTGTTCGAAATACTACAAAAGTGAACAGTACGTTGGAGCAGTATAGTGAAACAACATACAATAATCAAGGTTCCATGTTACGTAGCACTATCAAAAACGGATATGGCGGACAAGTACTCTCCGATTCAGAAGTGAAGCTGGATGATAAAGGCCGCGTCATCAGCAAAACCAACAAAGGTGGTACGCTGGCCAAAGATCGTACTGTGACACTCATTTATCAACTGAGTGCAGGGCATCTGTTGGAATCGACTTCGCTGAACGTGCATGATGCCGCTGGCAAAGCAGAATCTCTAGTGGAGTCGTATAGCTATACGTCTGCCGGTCAACTGGAGACAACGACGAACGCTGCCGGTGAACAAGAAACGAAAAAATATGATCAAATTGGGCGTCTTCTTCAGATTCAACATGCCGATGGTACGCAATCAACGAACTCATATGATGATACAAATAACATCATTACAACTATGTCAGCCGACGGCTTAGTCACTTCACAGCGGTTTAATCCGCTTGGTCTACTTGTGGAAGAAGAAACTGCGGGTGCAACTTATAAATATGCCTATGATGGTGAAGGCAATGTGATAGCTTCGGAAGATGCCGAGGGTAATGTGACGAGGTATGTGGTCAACGCGTTTGGACAAAAAACGGAGACTCAATATCCAGATGGAACCACGGAAAAAACAACCATCGATCCTGTTGGACAAACCGTTACGTACCAGGACGCTT harbors:
- a CDS encoding RHS repeat-associated core domain-containing protein, giving the protein MFKKITIIWLCAILVLSGLGSFGYGGQAAAAEGKDSIPSATYITIHSLKEQFGIGEDWIVQKLDQGYSLYQLYKALQTDRTGGEAAEKWLETQETSKPIQMEGLSPSGSPQENTFSINAIVEDAPGTGTTVDETGLNHVDIRDDASLYMTSYGAESISTATGEMMVSSTDLSLPGLIPFDLTRIYDSARASGQLGVQYDETTQTYSNVVTPRKEELNTGLGQGWRWDIPYMETRGDERFILIPGVGYYRLNANLELEGYVWNDLTVKQDTTVTVDGQSSSYRLSIRNGYDYLFNGTGELLQITDGYRNTVDFQYTTLDGNQVISRIQNSEGQALTFAYDNLKVTVQLAGTDRKVTYTQREDEGIRILREFTDALDRTTTYTYYYPESKFNFLPELQSNQNAHGIMHTALLSRITSPSSAITDYAYIPAIKQMGDASSYFVFKVRERKSHFSTTDGEGTLDKINFEYSGEDLDSYGQPATWTTKIKAAHTVDTWTFSKTYGAATEPELIFADQHTLTGDDATYTTTFQYDSQTKRNLPTLMTEWVSVSGLSGEKLTMTMTYDTNGMLTSAKQSTGQESTFAYETGKSPYHWVKPVRNTTKVNSTLEQYSETTYNNQGSMLRSTIKNGYGGQVLSDSEVKLDDKGRVISKTNKGGTLAKDRTVTLIYQLSAGHLLESTSLNVHDAAGKAESLVESYSYTSAGQLETTTNAAGEQETKKYDQIGRLLQIQHADGTQSTNSYDDTNNIITTMSADGLVTSQRFNPLGLLVEEETAGATYKYAYDGEGNVIASEDAEGNVTRYVVNAFGQKTETQYPDGTTEKTTIDPVGQTVTYQDASGYQTREILDMLGRTTALEEYRDGKFTPLQQSEYDLSGNVTVSIDGNGERTTYTYDALGQIATATTPKQETSRYFYNYLGQVTQVVSANGQTVTKQYDELGRIIKQTPPKLDGSATTFYYDKKSNLIKKQDRLGKITEYTYNSDNMLTGFKGPDTSVSYTYDEMGRRTSMTDDHGKTTYSYRDTDGMLSGLAFPDGTELKYENNTQQRLGYTLTDANGQSLRVHGELDMMNRVTSMDITSGTGGASALEASAQTPVDRMTFSYASNSLLENVSFGKGLSTSYQYDGYDLSGVTVSQGTTSMHQFDYQYDGNKNTTSRTQNGTTDQFTYDELSRIQTESGTVQETYTYDANGNRYTTGSGKVYGLKNAEYTYDSQNRLVNATGEGKTITYSYNGDGLLYERTEGDQTNRYYYDEEAKLMAEAQVASGKAELTYAYIYDLYGKLWARQDKQTGKLEYYQFNGHGDVVGLVDDTGQVLNEYTYDIWGGPLTTEETVSNVLRYSGEYWDEAVGLQYLRARWYDPGMARFIGEDTYEGELEDPSSLNLYSYVSNNPLKYVDPSGHNKFGTTTYGNYAHTALQNIFKLINLFTKTPIAFTEKGVTLTNGKRGRVDLALQVSEHQYEIYELKPITWANNAKLTATGRDQLKSYITGIIVNGFRGDTLATAVAGTSWNPDNISIPSPYNSKKEIVYYTYYAIHPGMIYYGERDKNKVNPNKLLIENIPVPNEFDLIEILNRVFSAEFSPNGSLNPDGTIKKKNNFGGLPAPWGIPIIIPVI